One genomic region from Streptomyces sp. Li-HN-5-11 encodes:
- a CDS encoding FtsX-like permease family protein, translating to MTVLKTSLRNFFAHKGRMALSAIAVLLSVAFVCGTLVFTDTMNTTFDKLFAVTASDVTVSPKAAKNDETPQNGVPESLPASVLDQARKAQGVKSVEGGVSSSNVTVVGDDNKNMGSSTGAPTIAGNWTSNDLKSMDLTSGHAPRGPTEMLVDADTAHKHHLKIGDELRTIAQTGDFKARIVGIATFKVTNPGAAIVWFDTTTAQRELLGAPGRFTHLDITAASGVSDEQLKQNVARTLAGTGSYKIQTAKENADENRKSVGSFMNVIKYAMLGFAGIAFLVGIFLIINTFSMLVAQRTREIGLMRAIGSSRRQVNRSVLVEALLLGVVGSILGVGAGVGIAVVLMKLMGSLGMDLSTQDLTIKATTPIAGLALGVVVTVLAAYLPARRAGKVSPMAALRDAGTPADGRAGRVRGVIGLVLTGAGAACLYAAATAKKASDGSSVLGLGVVLTLIGFVVVGPLLAGGVVRVISAVLLRAFGPVGRMAERNALRNPRRTGATGAALMIGLALVACLSVVGSSMVASATSELDKSVGADFIVQGNQRIVPQAEQAMEHTPGLDHVTRYKVLDATLTSPDGKADDTGLTAADPSYADDLRRTTTEGTLSAAYGNDAMSVGSDYAKKHGVHVGDSITVAFKGGRTAKLKVAAVTDDDTAIDKGARYTSLATMEKYVPKDKVPPSQIMFAKAKAGQEAQAYAALKKAMEPYPQYQVRDQTDYKKELKDQVGQLLNMVYGLLALAIIVAVLGVVNTLALSVVERTREIGLLRAIGLSRRQLRRMIRMESVVIALFGALLGLGLGMGWGATAQKLLALEGLNVLQIPWPTIIGVFVGSAFVGLFAALIPAFRAGRMNVLNAIATE from the coding sequence ATGACCGTCCTGAAGACCTCCCTGCGCAACTTCTTCGCGCACAAGGGACGCATGGCGCTGTCGGCGATCGCGGTGCTGCTGTCCGTGGCCTTCGTCTGCGGGACCCTCGTCTTCACGGACACCATGAACACCACCTTCGACAAGCTGTTCGCGGTGACGGCGTCCGACGTGACCGTCTCCCCGAAGGCCGCCAAGAACGACGAGACCCCGCAGAACGGTGTGCCCGAGTCGCTGCCGGCCTCCGTGCTGGACCAGGCCCGCAAGGCCCAGGGCGTCAAGTCCGTCGAGGGCGGCGTCAGTTCGTCCAACGTGACCGTCGTGGGCGACGACAACAAGAACATGGGCTCCTCGACCGGCGCTCCGACGATCGCCGGGAACTGGACCAGCAACGACCTGAAGTCGATGGACCTGACCTCGGGCCACGCCCCGCGCGGGCCGACCGAGATGCTCGTCGACGCCGACACCGCCCACAAGCACCACCTCAAGATCGGCGACGAGCTGCGCACCATCGCGCAGACCGGTGACTTCAAGGCGCGGATCGTCGGCATCGCCACGTTCAAGGTGACCAACCCCGGTGCCGCGATCGTCTGGTTCGACACCACCACCGCCCAGCGCGAACTGCTCGGCGCCCCCGGCCGGTTCACGCACCTCGACATCACCGCCGCGTCCGGCGTCTCGGACGAGCAGCTCAAGCAGAACGTGGCGCGGACGCTCGCCGGGACCGGGTCGTACAAGATCCAGACGGCGAAGGAGAACGCCGACGAGAACCGCAAGAGCGTCGGGTCGTTCATGAACGTCATCAAGTACGCCATGCTCGGCTTCGCCGGGATCGCGTTCCTGGTGGGCATCTTCCTGATCATCAACACCTTCAGCATGCTGGTCGCCCAGCGCACCCGCGAGATCGGCCTGATGCGGGCCATCGGCTCCTCGCGCCGGCAGGTCAACCGGTCCGTGCTGGTGGAGGCGCTGCTGCTCGGTGTCGTCGGCTCGATCCTGGGCGTCGGGGCCGGGGTCGGCATCGCGGTCGTGCTGATGAAGCTCATGGGCTCCCTGGGCATGGACCTGTCCACCCAGGACCTGACGATCAAGGCGACCACTCCGATCGCCGGCCTGGCGCTCGGTGTCGTCGTCACCGTCCTCGCCGCCTACCTGCCGGCCCGCCGCGCCGGCAAGGTCTCCCCGATGGCCGCGCTGCGCGACGCCGGTACGCCGGCCGACGGCCGGGCGGGCCGGGTGCGCGGCGTGATCGGCCTCGTCCTCACCGGCGCCGGTGCCGCCTGCCTGTACGCCGCGGCGACCGCGAAGAAGGCGAGCGACGGCTCCTCCGTCCTCGGCCTCGGCGTGGTGCTGACCCTGATCGGCTTCGTCGTGGTCGGCCCACTGCTGGCGGGCGGCGTGGTCCGGGTGATCAGCGCCGTGCTGCTGCGGGCCTTCGGCCCGGTCGGCCGCATGGCCGAGCGCAACGCCCTGCGCAACCCGCGCCGCACCGGAGCCACGGGCGCCGCCCTGATGATCGGGCTCGCGCTGGTCGCGTGCCTGTCGGTGGTCGGCTCCTCGATGGTGGCCTCGGCGACCAGCGAGCTGGACAAGTCCGTCGGCGCGGACTTCATCGTCCAGGGCAACCAGCGGATCGTGCCGCAGGCCGAGCAGGCCATGGAGCACACGCCGGGCCTGGACCACGTCACGCGCTACAAGGTGCTCGACGCGACCCTGACCTCGCCGGACGGCAAGGCCGACGACACCGGGCTGACGGCCGCGGACCCGTCGTACGCCGACGATCTGCGCCGCACCACCACCGAGGGCACCCTGTCCGCCGCCTACGGCAACGACGCCATGTCGGTCGGCTCGGACTACGCCAAGAAGCACGGCGTCCACGTCGGCGACAGCATCACCGTCGCCTTCAAGGGCGGGCGCACGGCGAAGCTCAAGGTCGCCGCCGTCACCGACGACGACACGGCCATCGACAAGGGCGCGCGCTACACGAGCCTCGCGACCATGGAGAAGTACGTCCCGAAGGACAAGGTCCCGCCGAGCCAGATCATGTTCGCCAAGGCCAAGGCAGGCCAGGAAGCGCAGGCGTACGCGGCCCTGAAGAAGGCGATGGAGCCGTACCCGCAGTACCAGGTGCGCGACCAGACCGACTACAAGAAGGAACTGAAGGACCAGGTCGGCCAGCTGCTGAACATGGTCTACGGCCTGCTCGCCCTGGCGATCATCGTCGCGGTCCTGGGCGTGGTGAACACCCTGGCCCTGTCGGTGGTCGAGCGGACGCGGGAGATCGGTCTGCTGAGGGCGATCGGCCTGTCGCGGCGCCAGCTGCGCCGGATGATCCGCATGGAGTCGGTGGTGATCGCGCTCTTCGGCGCGCTGCTGGGCCTGGGCCTGGGCATGGGCTGGGGCGCCACCGCCCAGAAGCTCCTCGCGCTGGAGGGCCTGAACGTCCTGCAGATCCCCTGGCCGACCATCATCGGCGTCTTCGTCGGCTCGGCCTTCGTGGGCCTGTTCGCCGCCCTGATCCCGGCGTTCCGCGCGGGCCGGATGAACGTCCTCAACGCGATCGCGACCGAGTGA
- a CDS encoding ABC transporter ATP-binding protein translates to MTSAVTIPRHGGSGGTTAVAARARQVVKAYGAGETRVVALDHVDVDIARGQFTAIMGPSGSGKSTLMHCLAGLDTVTSGQIYLDETEITGLKDKKLTQLRRDRIGFIFQAFNLLPTLNAMENITLPMDIAGRKPDRAWLDRVVETVGLAGRLKHRPNQLSGGQQQRVAVARALAARPEIIFGDEPTGNLDSRAGAEVLGFLRRSVDELGQTIVMVTHDPVAASYADRVLYLADGRIVDEMFKPTADTVLDRMKDFDARGRTS, encoded by the coding sequence GTGACTTCGGCTGTGACCATTCCCAGGCACGGGGGCAGTGGAGGGACTACGGCCGTCGCCGCGCGGGCGCGGCAGGTCGTGAAGGCGTACGGGGCCGGGGAGACCCGCGTCGTCGCCCTCGACCACGTCGACGTGGACATCGCCCGTGGCCAGTTCACCGCGATCATGGGTCCGTCCGGGTCCGGCAAGTCCACGCTGATGCACTGCCTCGCCGGTCTCGACACCGTGACGAGCGGGCAGATCTACCTGGACGAGACCGAGATCACCGGCCTGAAGGACAAGAAGCTCACGCAGTTGCGCCGGGACCGGATCGGCTTCATCTTCCAGGCGTTCAACCTGCTGCCCACGCTGAACGCGATGGAGAACATCACCCTGCCCATGGACATCGCCGGGCGGAAGCCGGACCGGGCGTGGCTGGACCGGGTGGTGGAGACCGTCGGGCTGGCCGGCCGGCTCAAGCACCGGCCGAACCAGCTCTCCGGCGGCCAGCAGCAGCGGGTCGCCGTGGCCCGGGCGCTCGCCGCCCGGCCGGAGATCATCTTCGGTGACGAGCCGACCGGAAACCTGGACTCCCGCGCGGGCGCCGAGGTGCTCGGCTTCCTGCGCCGCTCGGTCGACGAACTGGGCCAGACCATCGTGATGGTGACGCACGACCCGGTGGCGGCGTCGTACGCGGACCGTGTGCTGTACCTCGCCGACGGCCGGATCGTCGACGAGATGTTCAAGCCGACCGCGGACACCGTCCTTGACCGCATGAAGGACTTCGACGCCCGGGGGCGTACGTCATGA
- a CDS encoding DUF485 domain-containing protein, whose amino-acid sequence MSHMTYPWQPPPPEPEPDTETRRLRRPALGHHSDLRVLRGAYRRQRRVATLTALGYFTLFLVLSAFAPSLMTSGATDGLPVGVLLALAQLPVTWLATALYEYTARRHVDPIADRIRRQSELDARREAAR is encoded by the coding sequence ATGTCGCACATGACCTATCCCTGGCAACCGCCACCGCCCGAACCCGAACCCGACACCGAGACACGGCGGTTGCGCCGGCCCGCTCTGGGACACCACAGCGATCTCAGGGTCCTGCGCGGCGCCTACCGCCGGCAGCGGCGCGTGGCCACCCTCACCGCGCTCGGCTACTTCACGCTCTTCCTGGTGCTGTCGGCGTTCGCGCCGTCCCTCATGACGAGTGGGGCCACCGACGGACTGCCCGTCGGCGTGCTGCTGGCCCTGGCCCAACTGCCGGTCACCTGGCTGGCGACGGCCCTGTACGAGTACACCGCCCGCCGGCACGTCGACCCGATCGCGGACCGTATCCGCAGGCAGTCGGAGCTGGACGCCAGGCGGGAGGCGGCACGGTGA
- a CDS encoding cation acetate symporter has protein sequence MTQFSGSAQAMSLVAFTSVATVTLLLCVMTGPDRDDLDEFYTGYGSLSPMRNGLAIAGDYISAATVLGTGGVIALCGYDGIVLALSTALSLMLMMFLLAEPLRNAGRFTMGDALARRMPGRSVRITACLVTIASLVPLMLVQLAGTGQLLAFILGFSSDSLKTGCVIGLGVLMISYAAIGGMKGTALIQILKIVMLLGSGAVVALLILRRFDWDPGALFAAAARQSGVGPAFLHSGVEFAGTAYPRLDMITSELTIVLGGACLPHVTMRTYTASSARQVRRSMTWAVSSVALFVLMITVVGFGATALIGRAVIAQADPHGNTAYLLGSRAAFGANVSSGETFLFTAVTTAIFLTLLASVAGMILACANSLAHDVFAARAPQMPARREMTLARLSALAVGVPTILLATLVQHRSLQPLVTLSFCLGASALAPALVYSLFWRRYTRTGLLCTLIGGTLAVLALMPGTNLVSGSPAAAFPHADFNFFPFTTTGVVTIPLGFLFGWLGTVASGRQKAQEQRHQYEAVEGWILAGAVHRSD, from the coding sequence ATCACGCAGTTCAGCGGCTCCGCGCAGGCCATGTCCCTCGTCGCGTTCACCTCCGTCGCCACGGTCACGCTGCTGCTGTGCGTGATGACGGGTCCGGACCGGGACGACCTGGACGAGTTCTACACCGGCTACGGCTCCCTGTCCCCGATGCGCAACGGCCTGGCCATCGCGGGCGACTACATCTCCGCGGCGACCGTGCTGGGCACCGGCGGGGTGATCGCCCTGTGCGGCTACGACGGGATCGTGCTGGCGCTGAGTACGGCCCTGTCGCTGATGCTGATGATGTTCCTGCTGGCCGAGCCGCTGCGGAACGCGGGCCGGTTCACCATGGGCGACGCGCTGGCGCGGCGGATGCCGGGGCGGTCGGTGCGCATCACCGCGTGCCTGGTGACCATCGCCTCGCTGGTCCCGCTGATGCTGGTGCAGCTGGCCGGCACCGGCCAGCTGCTGGCCTTCATCCTCGGTTTCTCCAGCGACTCCCTCAAGACCGGCTGTGTGATCGGCCTGGGCGTGCTGATGATCAGCTACGCGGCGATCGGCGGGATGAAGGGGACGGCTCTCATCCAGATCCTGAAGATCGTGATGCTGCTCGGGTCGGGAGCGGTGGTCGCCCTGCTGATCCTGCGGCGGTTCGACTGGGACCCGGGGGCACTGTTCGCCGCGGCGGCGCGGCAGAGCGGGGTCGGGCCGGCCTTCCTGCACTCCGGAGTGGAGTTCGCGGGCACCGCGTATCCGCGGCTGGACATGATCACGTCGGAACTGACGATCGTCCTGGGCGGGGCGTGCCTGCCGCACGTCACCATGCGCACCTACACCGCGTCGAGCGCGCGCCAGGTGCGGCGTTCCATGACCTGGGCGGTCTCCAGCGTGGCGCTTTTCGTCCTGATGATCACCGTCGTCGGGTTCGGCGCCACGGCGCTGATCGGGCGGGCGGTGATCGCGCAGGCCGACCCGCACGGCAACACGGCGTACCTCCTCGGCTCGCGGGCGGCGTTCGGCGCGAACGTGTCGTCGGGGGAGACCTTCCTGTTCACGGCGGTCACCACGGCCATCTTCCTGACCCTGCTCGCCTCGGTCGCCGGGATGATCCTCGCCTGCGCCAACTCCCTCGCCCACGACGTCTTCGCGGCCCGGGCGCCTCAGATGCCGGCGCGCCGCGAGATGACACTGGCCCGTCTCTCGGCGCTGGCGGTGGGCGTCCCGACGATTCTGCTGGCGACGCTGGTCCAGCACCGCAGTCTCCAGCCGCTGGTGACCCTGAGCTTCTGCCTGGGCGCCTCCGCCCTCGCGCCCGCCCTGGTCTACAGCCTCTTCTGGCGGCGTTACACCCGAACGGGCCTGCTGTGCACCCTGATCGGCGGCACGCTCGCGGTCCTGGCGCTGATGCCGGGCACCAACCTGGTCTCCGGTTCCCCCGCCGCCGCCTTCCCGCACGCCGACTTCAACTTCTTCCCCTTCACCACCACGGGCGTGGTCACCATCCCGCTCGGCTTCCTCTTCGGCTGGCTGGGCACCGTGGCCTCCGGCCGGCAGAAGGCGCAGGAGCAGCGCCATCAGTACGAGGCGGTGGAGGGCTGGATCCTGGCGGGAGCGGTGCACAGGAGCGACTGA
- a CDS encoding cellulose-binding protein, producing the protein MSSAPASPHGFVVVRGRGYRPAQVDAYAKALSDDRDAAWERAARLTVLAKNMEAELQQLREAVGRLAPQTYESLGEGARRLYHLGQQEAKAVREGARREAQRLVDDARAYADGLMEAARAHADAVRAEADERARQRLLAAQAEADELRIAVRREAKESRGEALAALREMRQRTSGMLVEQAREHARRLAEVDQEAAEAEAGLEAEQAERVAAAETALCDAEQALADAEAAARRAPDEAQARAAEVLAQARTHAQRIAQETEEVLREHGEAWDDVRAQMDTVQDSITTLTGQPWGE; encoded by the coding sequence ATGAGCAGCGCACCGGCGTCGCCCCACGGCTTCGTGGTCGTACGGGGCCGCGGCTACCGGCCCGCCCAGGTGGACGCGTACGCGAAGGCCCTCTCCGACGACCGGGATGCCGCCTGGGAGCGTGCCGCGCGGCTGACCGTCCTCGCCAAGAACATGGAGGCGGAGCTCCAGCAGCTGAGGGAGGCCGTGGGCCGGCTCGCCCCGCAGACCTACGAGTCGCTCGGCGAGGGGGCGCGGCGGCTGTACCACCTGGGGCAGCAGGAGGCGAAGGCCGTACGGGAGGGCGCGCGGCGGGAGGCGCAGCGGCTGGTGGACGACGCGCGGGCGTACGCGGACGGTCTGATGGAGGCCGCCCGGGCGCACGCCGACGCCGTGCGCGCCGAGGCCGACGAACGGGCACGGCAGCGGCTTCTCGCGGCGCAGGCGGAGGCCGACGAGCTGCGGATCGCCGTGCGCCGTGAGGCGAAGGAGTCCCGTGGGGAGGCGCTGGCCGCGCTGCGGGAGATGCGGCAGCGCACCTCCGGGATGCTCGTCGAGCAGGCCCGGGAGCACGCCCGGCGGCTGGCCGAGGTGGACCAGGAGGCGGCCGAGGCGGAGGCCGGACTGGAGGCGGAGCAGGCCGAGCGGGTGGCGGCCGCCGAGACGGCGCTGTGCGATGCCGAGCAGGCGCTCGCCGACGCGGAGGCGGCCGCGCGGCGGGCGCCGGACGAGGCGCAGGCGCGCGCCGCGGAGGTGCTGGCCCAGGCTCGGACGCACGCGCAGCGGATCGCCCAGGAGACGGAGGAGGTGCTGCGCGAGCACGGGGAGGCGTGGGACGACGTGCGCGCGCAGATGGACACCGTGCAGGACAGCATCACCACGCTGACCGGTCAGCCGTGGGGGGAGTAG
- a CDS encoding SUKH-4 family immunity protein, with amino-acid sequence MVTFAQAQERAEEWINGDVPSYQHREVRVREFELGFVVWAEDRENGPRSDGGAQRLVIARDSGEATLWPALPVGEVIRRYEEEYGRPDEIADAVPAPAARVDLNQTSFLLSPPEWLQEAADKLGIPDRRGGARSGAGASGEGAGASGVGAGAPVSGAGVASGAASGSLPQTQPGMPGATGGPGTAGVAGAPGVPAGATPWAGTDTNADAGEDRSVPLPATVFAPPLSDPEDGSQPPGAAPDAKTALMAGGSQLPPTALAPAVGEPNASPGQGASPGPGAPHGSQPPPPPHGHPQGPGGPAVAAPPPPLPGAPSYGYPPGPNSPVAPGTPPAPPVPGAGTPPPPPGAPSYGYPHGPGAPGAPGSQPPGAPPSGHPQGPGGPAAGPGRPLAPNAGDIADAATSKAAPPPRRGRRGGSTPPPPPGAPGAPGTRPGGAPAPAGPGASGGGYVPTQLVSSLGPDGPEGAPQAPGSPGTPGAPNTPGGTPPGSVHHAATMFADPGAPGAPQPPAAPGMPGGNPNASGAPGAPGTPGAPQPPGAPGMPGVPGGPGAQGPGQGAVHHAETMLAQPPSGGPGRPGGPGTPPPPQAPGAPGAPGVPAPPGAPQPMPPGAMPPPVPGHPPVPGQAGPGRPPMPGQPVPGQPPAYGYPPQGQPMVGPGYQAVLRYRAHDGSEQQLIRRSAPGMPHPEWQIFHELRAMNVPPDQVLELHTELESCELPGAYCARMIREQWPQARLASIAPYGTDHASRQQGMQQLLAHQGELHQVADGPARPAPVRAPLPPVQPAPPVPPEAIGQELAAAFGPGVFRFEQAAVSRQGVPQIVAHTLVVAGLPADMGPFFWAQAQPGRPVPTLAELAAERGVQPAPDAASYLVMGSDFGRAICVQYGTANIVAVPVEAGPGGTSVPPQFVNTGLPEFARCLALLGRMWRLRYGLNQEQAGRWTVDFQAQLASLDPAALGSPESWWSVLLEQMWDGLL; translated from the coding sequence ATGGTGACGTTCGCGCAGGCGCAGGAGCGCGCCGAGGAGTGGATCAACGGCGACGTGCCGTCGTACCAGCACCGCGAGGTGCGGGTGCGGGAGTTCGAACTCGGTTTCGTGGTGTGGGCCGAGGACCGGGAGAACGGGCCGCGGTCGGACGGCGGTGCGCAGCGGCTGGTCATCGCCCGGGACAGCGGGGAGGCCACGCTGTGGCCCGCGCTGCCGGTGGGCGAGGTGATCCGCCGGTACGAGGAGGAGTACGGCCGTCCGGACGAGATCGCCGACGCGGTTCCCGCGCCCGCTGCCCGGGTGGACCTGAACCAGACGTCGTTCCTGCTGAGCCCGCCCGAGTGGCTGCAGGAGGCGGCGGACAAGCTCGGGATCCCGGACCGGCGGGGCGGGGCGCGCTCGGGTGCGGGCGCCTCCGGCGAGGGCGCCGGCGCCTCGGGTGTGGGCGCGGGTGCGCCTGTCTCCGGTGCGGGTGTCGCGTCCGGTGCTGCTTCCGGCTCGCTTCCGCAGACGCAGCCCGGGATGCCGGGAGCAACCGGCGGGCCCGGTACGGCAGGTGTGGCCGGCGCGCCGGGTGTCCCTGCCGGGGCGACCCCGTGGGCCGGGACGGACACCAACGCCGACGCGGGCGAGGACCGTTCCGTGCCGCTGCCCGCGACCGTGTTCGCGCCGCCGCTGAGCGACCCCGAGGACGGCTCTCAGCCGCCGGGCGCCGCGCCGGATGCCAAGACGGCGCTGATGGCGGGCGGCAGCCAACTTCCGCCCACGGCCCTGGCACCGGCGGTCGGCGAACCCAACGCCTCGCCAGGTCAAGGCGCTTCACCCGGGCCTGGCGCGCCTCACGGCAGCCAGCCTCCGCCTCCGCCGCACGGACATCCGCAGGGTCCGGGCGGCCCGGCGGTCGCCGCCCCTCCGCCGCCGCTCCCGGGTGCGCCGTCGTACGGCTACCCGCCGGGCCCGAACTCCCCGGTGGCGCCCGGCACTCCGCCTGCGCCGCCGGTTCCGGGTGCGGGGACTCCGCCTCCGCCGCCCGGTGCGCCGTCCTACGGCTACCCGCACGGCCCGGGTGCGCCTGGCGCGCCGGGGTCGCAGCCGCCGGGTGCGCCGCCGTCCGGCCATCCGCAGGGGCCCGGCGGTCCGGCCGCCGGTCCTGGGCGGCCGCTCGCGCCGAACGCCGGGGACATCGCCGACGCCGCGACGAGCAAGGCGGCGCCTCCGCCCCGCCGCGGGAGGCGTGGCGGCTCGACCCCGCCTCCGCCGCCGGGCGCTCCCGGAGCGCCGGGGACCCGGCCGGGAGGAGCGCCCGCGCCGGCCGGTCCGGGTGCTTCCGGTGGCGGGTACGTGCCGACCCAGCTCGTGTCGTCGCTCGGTCCGGACGGTCCCGAGGGCGCGCCCCAGGCTCCGGGCTCCCCCGGCACTCCGGGTGCGCCGAACACGCCCGGCGGTACGCCTCCGGGGAGCGTCCACCACGCCGCCACGATGTTCGCCGACCCCGGTGCTCCTGGCGCGCCGCAGCCGCCGGCCGCGCCCGGCATGCCCGGCGGTAACCCCAACGCCTCGGGGGCTCCCGGCGCACCCGGGACTCCTGGCGCGCCGCAGCCGCCCGGTGCGCCCGGCATGCCCGGAGTTCCCGGTGGGCCCGGTGCTCAGGGTCCCGGCCAGGGTGCCGTGCACCACGCGGAGACCATGCTGGCCCAGCCCCCGTCGGGCGGCCCGGGCCGCCCGGGCGGTCCCGGGACACCTCCGCCTCCGCAGGCTCCGGGCGCGCCCGGAGCTCCTGGCGTACCCGCCCCTCCGGGCGCCCCGCAGCCGATGCCGCCCGGCGCCATGCCGCCGCCGGTCCCCGGCCACCCGCCCGTGCCCGGACAGGCAGGTCCCGGCCGGCCGCCGATGCCCGGGCAGCCGGTTCCGGGTCAGCCTCCCGCCTACGGCTACCCCCCGCAGGGGCAGCCCATGGTGGGGCCCGGCTATCAGGCGGTGCTGCGCTACCGCGCGCACGACGGGTCCGAGCAGCAGCTGATCCGGAGGTCCGCGCCGGGCATGCCGCACCCGGAGTGGCAGATCTTCCACGAGCTGCGGGCCATGAACGTGCCGCCGGACCAGGTGCTGGAGCTGCACACGGAACTGGAGTCGTGCGAGTTGCCCGGGGCCTACTGCGCGCGGATGATCCGTGAGCAGTGGCCGCAGGCGCGTCTCGCGTCCATCGCGCCGTACGGCACGGACCATGCGAGCCGGCAGCAGGGTATGCAGCAACTCCTCGCCCACCAGGGCGAGTTGCACCAGGTGGCGGACGGTCCGGCGCGCCCGGCGCCGGTGCGCGCGCCGCTGCCGCCGGTGCAACCCGCGCCGCCGGTTCCCCCGGAGGCGATCGGCCAGGAACTGGCCGCGGCCTTCGGGCCGGGGGTCTTCCGGTTCGAGCAGGCGGCGGTCTCCCGCCAGGGCGTGCCGCAGATCGTGGCGCACACGCTCGTGGTGGCGGGGCTGCCGGCGGACATGGGCCCGTTCTTCTGGGCGCAGGCCCAGCCGGGGCGTCCGGTGCCGACGCTGGCGGAGCTGGCGGCCGAGCGCGGGGTGCAGCCGGCGCCGGACGCGGCGTCGTACCTCGTCATGGGCAGCGACTTCGGCAGGGCGATCTGTGTCCAGTACGGGACGGCCAACATCGTCGCCGTACCGGTGGAGGCCGGGCCGGGCGGTACGTCCGTGCCGCCGCAGTTCGTGAACACCGGTCTGCCGGAGTTCGCGCGCTGCCTGGCCCTCCTCGGGCGGATGTGGCGGCTTCGGTACGGCCTGAACCAGGAGCAGGCGGGCCGCTGGACCGTCGACTTCCAGGCCCAGCTCGCCTCCCTCGACCCGGCGGCGCTCGGTTCGCCCGAGAGCTGGTGGTCGGTGCTGCTGGAGCAGATGTGGGACGGGCTGCTGTGA
- a CDS encoding YwqJ-related putative deaminase — translation MKATQTGPHTTASGDPRIGWSSTATPHTPALRHRRDGILPTVAAALSVRGATLTGTAARGDQPPALHPLVQDFLDTLTSAQRDRFTGRCAETILISRHIAAADAARSKRAARKPMTNGEARKALRQAKLTTRRIREDGDPLHGSFATPCRACTALSAHFGVRIVDPTGSDG, via the coding sequence ATGAAGGCGACACAGACGGGACCGCACACCACCGCCTCCGGCGACCCGAGGATCGGCTGGAGCAGCACCGCGACGCCCCACACGCCCGCCCTCCGTCACCGCCGCGACGGCATACTCCCCACCGTCGCCGCCGCCCTGTCCGTCCGCGGCGCCACCCTCACCGGCACAGCCGCCCGCGGCGACCAGCCCCCCGCTCTGCACCCCCTCGTCCAGGACTTCCTGGACACGCTCACCAGCGCCCAACGCGACCGTTTCACCGGCCGCTGTGCCGAGACCATCCTCATCTCCCGGCACATCGCCGCCGCCGACGCCGCCCGCAGCAAACGCGCCGCCCGCAAACCCATGACGAACGGCGAAGCGCGCAAAGCCCTCAGACAGGCCAAGCTCACCACCCGTCGCATCCGCGAGGACGGCGACCCCCTCCACGGCAGCTTCGCCACGCCCTGCCGAGCCTGTACGGCGCTCAGCGCCCACTTCGGCGTGCGCATCGTCGACCCCACGGGCAGCGACGGCTGA
- a CDS encoding SUKH-3 domain-containing protein — protein MHTDRSSSTRFAVPVDAALRAAGWQPGRWDIKQAEVWADALREHTSPAGHRHAVFPAAVEAWAEFGGLHITPTGPGRQIAPAALHLDPLHGLHMARTLGDLGRALDTDVCPLGTETDSRALIAIDAEGRVYALDHTGDWYLGPDVDQALAVLVSGLEPVRLTAG, from the coding sequence ATGCACACCGACCGCTCCTCCTCCACACGCTTCGCCGTACCCGTGGACGCCGCCCTGCGCGCCGCCGGCTGGCAGCCCGGACGCTGGGACATAAAGCAGGCCGAAGTGTGGGCCGACGCCCTGCGCGAGCACACCTCCCCCGCCGGACACCGCCACGCCGTCTTCCCGGCCGCCGTCGAGGCCTGGGCGGAGTTCGGCGGCCTGCACATCACCCCCACCGGCCCCGGCCGGCAGATCGCCCCCGCCGCCCTGCACCTCGACCCGCTGCACGGCCTCCACATGGCCCGCACCCTCGGCGACCTCGGCCGCGCCCTCGACACCGACGTCTGCCCCCTCGGCACCGAAACCGACTCCCGGGCGCTGATCGCCATCGACGCCGAGGGCCGCGTCTACGCCCTCGACCACACCGGCGACTGGTACCTCGGCCCCGACGTCGACCAGGCCCTGGCGGTCCTCGTCTCCGGCCTGGAACCGGTGCGCCTGACAGCGGGCTGA